ATAAAGGCCTGGATGGACAGATCCCCCTCTATGGAGGACGTAACCTGATTCATGTTCAGGGAGAAAAGGGCGGTCCCTCCGACCAGAAAGAACACCGCCGAGGCGGTCAGAAGGGTCAAGAAGCTGACTCCCCAATGGGCCTTCATTATCCTGAGGGCATCTCTGAAAGCGTATCTAAAGGTCGCCATCTATTTCGTACCTCCCTCCTCTCTCGTCACGAATAAGCCTGCCCTGACGGAGCACTACCACCCTCTGCCTGTAGGAATCGACCAGCCCTCCATCGTGGGTAGCGACTATGACCGTAGTCCCTGAGGCGTGAATGGAAAGGAGGAGCTTCAGGACCTGCTCCGCCGTATGGGGATCGAGGTTTCCGGTGGGCTCGTCGGCCAGAAAGAGAGGAGGAGAGGCCACTATGGCCCTGGCTATAGCCACTCGCTGCTGCTCTCCGCCGGACATCTGGGGAGGGTAGAGGTTTCTCCTGTGCCAAAGTCCCACCCGATCCATGACATCGTTGGTTCTCTCTTTTACCAGCTTTGGTGAAAAACCCATAGCCTCCAGCACGAAGGACACGTTCTCCCAGGCAGTAAGGTGGGATAACAGTTTAAAGTCCTGAAAGACCACGCCGATATCCCTCCTGTAGTGGGCGAGTTGTCCTCTTTTTATCTTTCTGAGGTTGATACCTCCCACCGACAGCTGACCTCGACTGGGACGGACCTCCCTAGTGAGAAGCCGGAGCAAAGTGCTCTTGCCCGACCCGGTCTCCCCTATAAGATAGACGAAATCCCCTCTGGGTATAGACAGGTAAAGGTCGCTGATGGCAAGT
The uncultured Dethiosulfovibrio sp. genome window above contains:
- a CDS encoding ATP-binding cassette domain-containing protein gives rise to the protein MDIRMSGITKMFKPDILAISDLYLSIPRGDFVYLIGETGSGKSTLLRLLTREVRPSRGQLSVGGINLRKIKRGQLAHYRRDIGVVFQDFKLLSHLTAWENVSFVLEAMGFSPKLVKERTNDVMDRVGLWHRRNLYPPQMSGGEQQRVAIARAIVASPPLFLADEPTGNLDPHTAEQVLKLLLSIHASGTTVIVATHDGGLVDSYRQRVVVLRQGRLIRDERGGRYEIDGDL